The stretch of DNA TCCATTTGTATATAGAACCACCACTGTTTTCCACGATAGTCATTCATATAATGTGATGTTTAAGAATTAGCATTTCGAGTTTCACTTGCGCTGTCGGGAATAAGAAAAAGACTCATGTTGATCATGTGGTATGGAAAAATCTAAAGGATTTGGAGAAATTACTTTTGAACTTTGGCATGCAGAAAGTATGGGATGCTCACTTCATGATAATCTTATGAACTATGTCTCTGGGAAACACAACCTCGTCTCGCCTTCATATGGATTAGTTGAAAGATTAACAGAACATGTGACTAGCTAGACAAATTAATGACAAAGTGGAATGGCCTACAAAGCTTGGATGACAAGGCAATTAATTTAGGGGATAAGCTAAGCGTGGTGATTCTCTTAATATGAAAAATTCTTAGATTGTCATGCATATCTTCAGGAGAAAAATGCAAGGTTTTATCCTTAAAGTATGCTAACTTTCATCGTAACCAAAATTTTGTGTTTGTAGATTTTGTTGACATTTTTAAAAACCTCGGACCTGTTCCAAGGTACAAAATGGATATGGTTTGGGAAATAGCAAAAGGATATTGTTGAAAAACTGTGGATATTAATCTCAAATAATAAAGGGCGAAAATGTGATCATTCATGGGGTGCAACTACTAATGCAAAAACCTTTTATCTCTCTTTCCTAACCAATTGTATTCTATTTATGGTCAGCTCTTCCTTCCCCTCTCTTTCCTGAAGACTTGTTCTTGATTTCCATCCATCTCTCCCCTCTTTCTCCctttaaaatattcatttgctTTGGCCAAACTGTAATATCTGATGACGTCCGTAAGTTTTCATCCTTCTGCGGTGTTCAAGATTTTGATTAATTTGTGGAATGATCAAATGTTGATTTGATTCCGTGAGGATTTTATGGAAATGCACGAATGAATTTGCTCCCGTTTTATTTGCCATTCGATTTTAATGGGAATGAAGTTATTGTAAATCAATGTTGCTTTCCCACATAAGTTCATTTGGAATCATACAATTTTCTAGGATAACCAATAGATCCAAGCTTTACGTCGTgttcagaaaaatataacatcgAATTCATGTTTTCTTATTGGATTTGTTTGAGTTTTTGTATTGATTACTATCCGCTGCATGGATGCCATTGTTGAATAAAATTTATCGTCCTTGATGATCAAACATATATGTGTCCTAACATAGAATCTCCCTTCATATGGAATGGAATAACAACGACAATGAGTATGTTATATAAATTACATATCAATGTATGCAGCATGGGAAAGGAGGGGCACTGCCAAAATTTGGTGAATGGGATGTGAATAATCCGGCTTCGGCTGATGGATTTACAGTTATATTTGCCAAGGCCAGGGATGAAAAGAAGGCAACGGGAACCGCCGCGCATGATGCCTCCATTCCTCAGCAGCAGCCAACGAATCCCATGCCTCAACAACACGAAGATTACCAGTATCAACAAAaggttttttgttttattaccCAGAACCCTAGAAATTTTTTCTTAGTTTCCTCACAATGCCATGCCTGTGTTAGTCTAACATAGCCAAGATTTAAACCACCACGGATAATCCAATTACTCCCTTGTCCTCCAAAATTGATAAACATCAAATTTCATATCATgtattttccaaaaatggtACTTTTTCcattatatcatattaattaGCTCGTTCCTATTTAAATAGAAGGGAAAATGACCAAATTCATTCTGTAAATTGGCTTATTTTAGGTTTTGGTCATTTAAATAGTCAAAATTTGGTTTTATTTcgataaaatgttttttttcccCTTTTTCCTTCGCTGGGATGCTGAAAACAATGTCCAACACTCGTCAACACAAAAAGcaactgaaaaatggaaggaaaAAAATGGCAAGAAAGAAAACTTATTCCGCTAAATTCAAATTTCGACGGCTTAAATGACCAAAACCTAAAAGAGGCTAATTTATGGGACAGTATTGGTACTCTCTCTTAGATAGAGCGTACATGTTTAAGTGTTGCTGATGAAAAATGGTTGCATGGATGCAGAGGAAGTGGCTTTGCTGTTTTTCTAAATCTTGATGGATTTGGGAGGAATGGAATGAAGAATGCATGTGAAGTACTAAGAGGTTGATATTGCTTCTTATTAGGGGAATGGAAAGCAATTGtaatttcattttatcaagATGAGAAACATATGATCTATGTTGAGTTCTTCTGATATCATATTTCTTCCAAATGTATCATTAGTACGAGCGAGTTGATTTGATTTCGCGAGAACATCTCACTAAAgacttattaatttatttatttttattgaagaTGACAGAGTGAGTTAGTTTATTAAGGATGAGATGGTTAAGTGACACGCACCGTAAAATTTGGCAGCATGTTTTATGCCAATTGTTCTTTTGGAAATCACTCAGCTAATGATCCAAACATGGCAGCAAATCGTAGATTATAAAACTCTAAAGAGAGTGAAGTAGCATTGGAATTTAAAAGCGTTTTACTCATTAGATTTAGAGGTAGGCAACGGTCTGTCTTGTCCGGTTTTATGTAGTTACGGTTCGGTTTTTGTTTTACGGTTTTAGACATGTCTAATAATTTGATAACCAAACTATTTTATTATAGTTTGATATGGGTTTATAGTATTACAGTTTGATTTATATAGTTTTAGAAACAAATTCAATTGATTCATTATATATCCTCTAGACTTTATAAATTAGTCATTTAAATTCAGTTTTCTATCATTTTCATCCCGTTTTTCGAGTTTTGAATTATATAATTTGATAATTGAATTGTcttatttcattttaattttttttaagtaaggttaagttatttaattttttttatagtttttCTAATTGTGtgaattataaattaaatatcataaaatatataaaaatatttttgaataaactttttagtaaaattttaattagttatacaaatttaatgaatcaaaaaatatatataaattgaaaTACTGAGATACAATAATTCTCTATATCAAATACC from Primulina tabacum isolate GXHZ01 chromosome 3, ASM2559414v2, whole genome shotgun sequence encodes:
- the LOC142539516 gene encoding uncharacterized protein LOC142539516 isoform X1, whose translation is MFRKHLTHYSNVFCWLESPRINKKWKSSIGPDDITPHLDCNHEDHQSDNRWLHLLYKTKHGKGGALPKFGEWDVNNPASADGFTVIFAKARDEKKATGTAAHDASIPQQQPTNPMPQQHEDYQYQQKRKWLCCFSKS
- the LOC142539516 gene encoding protein NOI4-like isoform X3, with the protein product MGVPGIPHGKGGALPKFGEWDVNNPASADGFTVIFAKARDEKKATGTAAHDASIPQQQPTNPMPQQHEDYQYQQKRKWLCCFSKS
- the LOC142539516 gene encoding protein NOI4-like isoform X2: MEIAEPCATLQDAETSSSSTGPPKFPTLALAAKWEYQHGKGGALPKFGEWDVNNPASADGFTVIFAKARDEKKATGTAAHDASIPQQQPTNPMPQQHEDYQYQQKRKWLCCFSKS